DNA from Verrucomicrobiales bacterium:
AAAGGCTGGGAGAATCGTAGCGGAGTGCTTCGTCCATGAGGACAAGCGTCCCGCCACTGCACGTGGTGGCGAAGATCTCCTGAGCGGAAACGTCGAAACTCAGTGAAGCAAACTGGAGCGTGCGGGCTGGGTGGGGCAGGCCGTGGGAACGTCTCGTCTGCCACTGCACCAAGTTGGAGATGGCTTGATGCACCATCGCGACGCCCTTGGGACGGCCCGTGGACCCGGAGGTATAAATCACATAAATCAGATCTGCCCCTCTGCTGTCGTTGGCGGGGTTCTCGCCTCCGAGTTGAGTGATCTCCGGCCAGGCCTCTTCAACGGCAACGCAGTCTGCTTCGCTCCAACACTTCGCAGCGGACAGTTGAGAACGATCCGTGAGGATGAGCTCGAGCCGGGCCGACTGAGCCATGTAGGTTAGCCGCTCTTGGGGATAGGTGAGATCGAGCGGGGCGTAGGCCGCTCCAGCCTTAACAACGCCGTAGATGACTGCGATGAGCTGCGGGGAGCGGTTGATGCAGAGACCTACTACGCTGTTCCGCCCTACACCACGCGCAATCAGGTAGCGTGAGATTTGGTTGGCCTGGGAGTTGAGCTCTTCATAGGTCAGCATTCCCTGCGGAGAATCGACGGCCAGCGCTTTAGGTGACCTTAGGACTTGGGCCTCGAAAAGGTGGTGGACACAGGGGAAATTAGCCGTCGCGGCGACGCCGAGATCGGGGCTGGGTTCGCTCTGGCCTTCGTCATTAAACATGTTCTCGCGATAAAGAGTTTCATCCGGAAGCTCGGGCTAGCCCCACTACCAGACATTGCGTAGAAGCCTACGGTAAAAACTGTTCGCCGACACCGCCGGTTTGTAGCAGTAGGAGGCGTGCCGAAACTCAATCGCAGGTTTACCTTTGGCGCATACCGTGCCAGCGAGGTGATAGTCCCGATTAATCCGATCGTCGGCTAAGTTGCTGCTTGCCGTGGCACGGATCGTGTCTCCGGCTCGCACGGAAATGGGAGGGTCGAACACAGGGAAATACACCGGCATCCAGGATGCCGTGCTTTTGTCGATTGACTCAAAAGTCTCTCCCGGAATGGTTTCGACTCTCACCCACAACGCAAACCCATCGAGCATGGAATCACGCAAAATGGTTAACACTATCTCTCCCCGCGACTCGTGAACCGGTTCCTCATTAAAGTTGATTTCCTCGAATACGTCCGCGGTGGAGTTAATCATCGATCGTTGAAGTCCCGAAACGGCCAGGCGGAGATCAAACCGATAGCCTGCTCGCTCGAAGAGCCGGCCTGCGTAATAGCGCGCCACTGGGTTAAAGCGGGGGTTATTGACGAGAGACCGGGGCATTTGAACGCCTGCCACTAAAGTCTGGCAGCGGCCAGGTATGAACTGCCCGCCGGGTTTGACCAAATGCCGAGCTGATTGAAGCAGCAAATCCCACCCCTCCGCTCCACCGATGTTTCCCAGGTTGTCCGAGACGCACGCGTCTACTGGTTCCGGAAGATAGACTGCTTGGGCGTCACCCCAGATTACAGAAATGCGATCAGTCAGACCGAGTTTCCTGACCAGTAAGGCTGCTCGGTAAGCAGGCTTTTCGAGAAGCTCAATCGCGTACACCTTGCGTGCACCTGCTTGTAAGGCTAGTAGGGCGAGCGTCGCTTGTTGCCCTGTCCCGACGTCAACCACCGTCAACCCTTTCAGACTTCGTTGGAACGCCCTCAAGAGAAAGTCGTTGCGATGGGTGTCGGCCGCCATGGCGGCATACATAAAATGATCGTACTCGGGATCTCCGCCTATGCTCACCGTGGACGGCCATAGCTCTACATGACTCTGCCCGCGGGGCGGCAGATGCGGCGGGTTCCGATCTTCACAGTCCACTCTTGCGGAGGAATCCGCGTCTAGTGAAGGTGGCAGGAATGTAATGTCTCGCCCCATTGATTAATTGATTCTGGTCTACGATCCTAGGAAATCTATCCACTTAGCGAGCCGGGTGCGAAGCAGTCCCCGAGCTCGGTAAATTCGCATTTCAACAGATTTCGCGGTGCAGCCCAGGATCTCGCCGATCTGCGCATGTGAGAAGTCTTCGTATTCGCTCAAGATAAGAGGTTCACGGAGTTCCCGAGGCAACGCCGCGACCGCCCGCTTTACCGCTTGGGACCGTTCCAAGAATTCTAGTTCCTCGTTCGGCAGAGGCCGATTGTCAGGCAAAAAATCGCTGAAGCTCTGACCGGTCGGACTGTTCGCCACATCTAACGTCACCTGC
Protein-coding regions in this window:
- a CDS encoding AMP-binding protein; the encoded protein is MFNDEGQSEPSPDLGVAATANFPCVHHLFEAQVLRSPKALAVDSPQGMLTYEELNSQANQISRYLIARGVGRNSVVGLCINRSPQLIAVIYGVVKAGAAYAPLDLTYPQERLTYMAQSARLELILTDRSQLSAAKCWSEADCVAVEEAWPEITQLGGENPANDSRGADLIYVIYTSGSTGRPKGVAMVHQAISNLVQWQTRRSHGLPHPARTLQFASLSFDVSAQEIFATTCSGGTLVLMDEALRYDSPSLWNYLIKQRIHRLFLPFIALQQLAEAASESTQLPMTLREVITAGEQLQITPLVRALFLRLPGTSLDNQYGPSETHVASAHLLPADAATWESLPPIGEAIDGTELHLLDSQNQPVPEGQPGELFIGGICLAQGYLHQPELTAQRFVS
- a CDS encoding class I SAM-dependent methyltransferase translates to MDCEDRNPPHLPPRGQSHVELWPSTVSIGGDPEYDHFMYAAMAADTHRNDFLLRAFQRSLKGLTVVDVGTGQQATLALLALQAGARKVYAIELLEKPAYRAALLVRKLGLTDRISVIWGDAQAVYLPEPVDACVSDNLGNIGGAEGWDLLLQSARHLVKPGGQFIPGRCQTLVAGVQMPRSLVNNPRFNPVARYYAGRLFERAGYRFDLRLAVSGLQRSMINSTADVFEEINFNEEPVHESRGEIVLTILRDSMLDGFALWVRVETIPGETFESIDKSTASWMPVYFPVFDPPISVRAGDTIRATASSNLADDRINRDYHLAGTVCAKGKPAIEFRHASYCYKPAVSANSFYRRLLRNVW
- a CDS encoding sigma-70 family RNA polymerase sigma factor codes for the protein MEPVEPPNQDVAAMLRLAEGDETAMDELMERHGERLFGFLLRSLQNEAEANDIAQETFVKVYQHRLSFDLKSKFATWLYSIASNLVRDRYRWRVRHPQVTLDVANSPTGQSFSDFLPDNRPLPNEELEFLERSQAVKRAVAALPRELREPLILSEYEDFSHAQIGEILGCTAKSVEMRIYRARGLLRTRLAKWIDFLGS